The Oscillatoria acuminata PCC 6304 genomic interval AGAGGCATTAAATTATGGTCAGGCGGGTTTAGAGTTAGTCATTGATGCGTTAAAAGATGACTCTCAGACCGTGCGGCGATCGGCCTTTTTATTGCTGAAACATCGGACTGAACCGATGGCGATCGCCGCCTTAAAAAAGTTTAATCCTTATCGATTTTTTGAATGCATTCATACCATCCAAGCACATCGTAGTTGGGTTTTGTCCCTCGCTTTTAGTCCCACGGGACGGCAAATTGCCAGCGCCAGTAAGGATAAAACTATTAAATTGTGGGTGAGGGATACGGGACGCAAATTGTACACCCTCAAGGGTCATAGTCACTGGGTTTCCGCAGTGGCATATAGTCCGCGATCGCCGATTCTCGTCAGTGGCAGTTGGGACTACACCATCAAACTCTGGCAACGTCTGGGGGAAAGCGAACTCCATAGTTTCCCGGGAGACAGCGAAATTTATGCGATCGCCATCAGTCCCGACGGAGAATTTATAGCTGGTGGCAGTGGGGATAAAACCATCAAACTGATTGATATCGCCAAAAAACAGCAAGTTAGAACCCTCGTCGGACATCAGGGTTATGCAATGGCAGTGGCATTTAGTCCCAATAACCAACTCGTTGCCAGTGGCAGCAGTGACAAAACCATCAAACTCTGGCATCGAGAAACTGGAAAGGAACTCTATACCCTAACCAAACATGGGGAACAAGTCTGCGCGATCGCCTTTAGTCCCGACGGTAAAATCCTCGCCAGCAG includes:
- a CDS encoding WD40 repeat domain-containing protein is translated as MSMNFEGPKYDDAVMGGHHSPPPGAAVLGGLTGIQTRLAVVDIPVKVSALKEALNYGQAGLELVIDALKDDSQTVRRSAFLLLKHRTEPMAIAALKKFNPYRFFECIHTIQAHRSWVLSLAFSPTGRQIASASKDKTIKLWVRDTGRKLYTLKGHSHWVSAVAYSPRSPILVSGSWDYTIKLWQRLGESELHSFPGDSEIYAIAISPDGEFIAGGSGDKTIKLIDIAKKQQVRTLVGHQGYAMAVAFSPNNQLVASGSSDKTIKLWHRETGKELYTLTKHGEQVCAIAFSPDGKILASSSFDQTINLWKVQTGRHICTLLGHTHWVYAIAWSPDGQTLASCSRDNTVKLWQVKTGREIRTLPGHTRATCAVAFSPDGQTLATGGDDGTIKIWEWH